A segment of the Caballeronia sp. Lep1P3 genome:
CAGCAAGGTGGCCGCGAAGCCGCGATACAAGGCCGTTCCTCTGCTGACCGCCAACGAGAAGGAGTTCTTCGAGCGGCTTCGCCGCGCGCTTCCCGAGGCGTTGATCTTTCCGCAAGTCGCAATGTCAGCGATCATCCAGCCGATCTCCAACGGAAAGCAGCGCACCATCGACTTCCGACGCATCTCGCAGAAGCGCCTGGACTACGCGGTCTACGACAGACAGCTTGCTCTCGTTGCTGTTGTCGAGCTCGACGATAAAACGCACGACGCCGCGCGTGACGCCGTGCGCGACGGATATCTCGCAAGCGCGGGCATCCGGACCATCCGTTTCCAGTCCAAGGCGAAGCCGGACGAAAACGGTATCCGGTCCGCGCTATTCCCCTCCGAGACGCGCGTCCACGCAAGCGAAGGTTCCTCTCTGTTTTCTCGGGTCTG
Coding sequences within it:
- a CDS encoding DUF2726 domain-containing protein, producing MQSHIAPVVVIALLVGIVAVIASKVAAKPRYKAVPLLTANEKEFFERLRRALPEALIFPQVAMSAIIQPISNGKQRTIDFRRISQKRLDYAVYDRQLALVAVVELDDKTHDAARDAVRDGYLASAGIRTIRFQSKAKPDENGIRSALFPSETRVHASEGSSLFSRV